The DNA window CGACGCGGTACGAAAGCCGGCAGGCGTCGCACCGGAGCTCGCTCTCGTCGACGGTCAGTCGAAGCTCCCCCTTGCACTTCGGGCACGCCAGGACCTCGAGCAACTCCTTGTCCATCGCCATCGCCTACCCCCCCGCCTTCGCGGTCGACGGAATCAGCTCGCCGACCAGCGTCCAATCCTTGATTTTATGGAACTTCGCGTACAGGCGCACCGGAACGCGCCGCTCGTCGTTGGAAAACCAGATCTTCAGGTCTCCCTTGTCGTCGGGCTTTCCGTTCCTGCGGATCAGGGGAAGGACGGCGATCGTGTCCACCTCGCCGTGTTCCGTACGGATCCGCTCGGTCCCGAGAATGCGCGAGGAGATCTGATACAGTTTCCGGCCCCCGTACATGTTCCGCGAACGGTTTTCGATGCCCAGGTCCCGCCATCGGAAATAGTAGGCGACGCTCACCGGGTCGTAGACGGAAGGGACCGTGTCGACCTCCTTCCGGATCTTCCCCGTCTGCCGGTACCGGTACGTGATCTTCCCGGTCTCCTGGTTGTAGAGGGCCACGTCGTCTTTCTCCCTCTCCGCATGAGTGAACTCCTGCCGGATCGGGGCGAGTGTTCCCGCATCGAGATAGTAATCGATCGTGTCGTTGATCGGGTAGATGTACGAGAGGGCCCCCGACGTCCATGCGCGCACGTTCAGGTGGTACGCCGGCTTTCCGGCGATCGAGACCTTTCCCTTGTACCGGAACCGGGCGTACCCCATGGTGATGCCGATGAAATCGACGCGGTAGACCAGCTCCTCCGGGCTCTTCGCCCACCCCGGAACGGACGCATCGTGGGCATCCTTCGGCGGGGCCGCCGGGACGGGCGGCGGCGCGGCAACCGGCTTCGGCTTGCGGGCGGAGCGCGTCGCGTTCGCCAGACCCGTTCCGGCGGGCGCCGCATCGGCGAAAGGCGACGGCACCGGCTGCGCGGGGACGCCGGGCGGGAGGGAGGCGACGGACCCCGCCTCCGCCTCGGGCGGTGGGGGGACCTCGAGCGGGGCGGCCCCGTCCGGGGGGGCGATCGTCGTGTCGTCCCGGACCGTCCCGCCGACCGGCGCGATGGCCGTCTTTTCCGCCTCCTCCGTAGTATCGACCGTCACCGCGGGATGAAGCCACTCCGGCGGGTCGGCGTCGGTGTTGTCGCCGCCCGCGCGCGCTTCCGGTCCCGGAGCCGGCGGGGGCGGCGCCTCGCGCTCGTACCGGTGGCAACCGGCCGCGGCAAGGAGAAGGGCCATGAGAAGGAGCGCCGACGCCCCCTTGCCGACCCGCCTCACGATCCGATCCCGTGCGTCACGATCCATCCGGCGGCCTCCCGCATCCCCGGGAGAAAGACGCCCGGGGCGATCCCGGCATGCTCCCCCGAGGCTTTCTCCGCGTTTCCGTATCCCGTTCCGACCAGGACCGTCGCGGCTCCGAGACGAATCCCCATCGAAACGTCGCTCATTTTATCACCGACCACGAAGCGGGGGCACGAATCCGGCGCCCGGAGCCGCCGCAGGATCTCCTCGGCGAGCCCCGTCCCCGGCTTCCTGCACGCGCACGCACGCCGATACGGTTCCACCGTCCCTTCCGGGTGATGCGGGCAATACGCGACCGCGTCGAACACGATCCCCTCCGCCCCGAACGCGGAAACGAACCGCCGATGGACGGCTTCCATCTCCGCCCCGGTGAATTTCCCCCTCGCCAGCCCCGCCTGGTTGGAAACCACCGTGAGGAGGAACCCCTCCCGGGAAAGGAGGCGTAACGCTTCCGCGGCTCCCGGAAGGATGCGGACGGCGGATGGATCCCGCAGGTATCCGACCTCCTCGATGAGCGTGCCGTCCCGGTCGAGGAAAACGATCCCCCTCATTGCAGCCCCCGGTAGATCTCCGGCTCCCCGACGGGGCGCGTCTTCCAGCGCCGGTGGAACCACATCCACTGGTCCGGGGCCTCCCGAATCGCCTTTTCCATCTCCTCGTTGCACCGCCGGGTGACCCGGGCCACCTCTTCCTCGCGCGGCGCGCCGGGATCGATCGCGATGGGCGGGCCGAAGCGAAGGACGTGGTGGAACTTCCTCGCCGGATCCCGGAAGATGAACGCCGGGTGGATCGCGGCGTGCATCGCCAGCGCGAGGCGCGCGATCCCGAAGGTCGTGTACGCCTTCCGGGTGAAGAAGTCCACGAGGATCCCCTTGTGCCGGTCGACGTTCTGGTCGATCAGGATCCCGACGAGAATCCGCTTCCGCAGGACCTTCATCACCTCCTTCGCCGAGTCCGCCTTGCGGATGACCGTGTTGCCGACGCACTCCCGGCGTTCCGTCACGATCCGGTCCATGATTCCGCTCTTCAACGGGCGCACGATGAACGCCACCGGGGCGATCACGGCGCCGTAGACGTGCGACAGCAGCTCCCAGTTCCCGAAGTGGCCGGTCATCGCCATCGCCGGCCGGTTCCTTCCCACCAGGGATTTCCGGACGTGTTCTTCGCCCTCGATCCGGAAGTGTTCCCGGATGTACGCCGCGTCCATCCTCGGCAGGTGGACGAACTCCGCCGCGGAGGTGCCCATCCGCCGGTAGCACGTCCGGATGATCCGATCCGCCTCCGCGTCTCCCATCTCCGGAAAGGCGATCCGCAGGTTGATCCGCGCGATCCGCCGGTGCTTCCGGTCGACGGCGCAAAGCAGGAGCATCATCGCTTCGCAGAACAAGGCGAGCGCCGGGAGCGGAACCGCTTCGAGGATCCGCAGGAAGACGCGGGCGATTCTCTCCTTCACGACCGGGGACCTTTCTCCAGCCTGTCGAGGATCATTCGGGAGATCTTCCCCCACCCTTCAAGGTATTCCACCTCCACGCGAAGCGCCCCGACGGAAAACGGAACGTCGGCGGGGAGACGGACCAGGTCCTTCTCCGTCGTGATCGCGGGCAGGCCGCCGGCCTCCCGGGCGATCCGGTCGAGGTCCCCCCCCCCGTACGCGTGATGGTCCGGAAACGAAAGGAACCCCTCGACCCGGAATCCCGCCGCCGCCAGGGTGTCGCGGAACTGCGCGTTTCGGGCCAGCCCCGAGAACGCGAACACGGCGTCCCCAACCGCGGCCGCCTTCGAGGAGAGGCCGTCCCGCCCCACGATCCCGCCGGGCAACAGGCGCGAAAACGCCCTGGGACGAACGGAAGGAAAGGGAACGGTCCGCGCGGTTCGCGCCCCGGACTCCACATCGGGACATTTCGTGATCACCAGCGCGTCCGCGAACCGCGCGTGGGACGGCGGCTCCCGCAGCGGGCCCAGCGGCGCCGTCCACCGGTTCCCGAGCCCCCGGCCGCACTCGACCAGGAGCAGGTCGACGTCGCGCCGCAGGGAAAGGTGCTGGAACCCGTCGTCGAGAAGAACGACATCGACGGCGCATTTCTCCAGGAGCTCCCGACCCGCGGCGGCGCGGGATTCGCCCACGACGACCGGTACCCCCGGCAGGGATCGCGCGATCAGCACCGGCTCGTCCCCTCCCTCGGCCGCCGTGGCGATCGGCCCCTCCCCGTCGGACACCCACAGGACGCCCCGGCTTTTCCGCCCGTACCCGCGGGACAGGACCCCGACGCGCCTCCCCTGCGCGGTGAGCCACCGCGCGAGGTGGATCACGTGGGGCGTCTTCCCCGCGCCGCCCATCACGAGATTCCCGATGCTCACGACCGGCCGGGGAAGCCGCGTGGACGGAAGGAGCCCCGCCGAGGAAAGGAAGCGCCGCACCCTGGCGGCCGCCCCCAGGATCATCTCGGGGCCCCGCGGTGCGGAAGCGCCGACAGGACCGCGTCCGTGCTCGCCTCGGAGGCGCCGTGGAACGTTTCGAGCAGTTCCTTCGCGCGCCGGCCGATCTCGCGGAAGAGGCTCGGATCCGCGGCGAATCGCCTCAACCGGTCCGCAAGCTCCTCCTCCCCCGCGACCCGGATCAGCGCGTCCCCGGCCAGAAACGCATCGGCGATCTCCCGGAAATTCTCCATGTGAGGTCCGACGATCGTCGGCACGCCGTGCCACGACGGCTCGAGGACGTTGTGTCCCCCCTTCGGGACGAGACTCCCCCCGACGAACGCGAGGTCGGCCGCCGCGTACGCGCCCGAGAGCTCGCCGACCGTGTCGAGCAGCAGGACCGTTTCCGGAAGATGCTCCGCCCCCACGGGGATCGCCGTGCGGCGCACCATGGAAACGCCCTCCCGGTGAACCAGGGCCTCGACCGCGTCGAACCTCTCCGGGTGACGCGGCGCGAGGAGGAGGCGGATCGACGGGTTCCCCTCCCTCGCGGAGAGAAACGCCCGCAGGATCTGCGCCTCTTCGCCGTCGTGCGTCGAACCGGCGACGATCCACGCGCTCCCCGCGCCCTTCTCCTTCAGGAGAAGGGCGGAAAGCGGCGATGCGCCGATTTCCGGGGGGGAAACGTCGAATTTCAGGTTCCCCCCCACCGTGACGATCTCCCGCGGAGCCCCCAGCGCGGCGAACCGCTCGGCGTCCTCGGCCGTCTGGGCCGAGATCGTCCGGAGCGTCCGGAGAATGGGGGTGAAGAACCACCGGAACCGCATGTATCCTGCGAATGACCTCTTCGACAGGCGTCCGTTGACGATCACCACGGGAATCCCGCGGCGCGCGCACGCGGCGATGAAATTGGGCCAGATCTCGGTCTCGACGATCGCCACGACGTCCGGCCGTACCCGGTCGAGAATTTTTCCGCAGAGCCCCGGGAGGTCGAACGGGAAGAAGAATCCCTCGTCGACGACGCCGGAGAGGGATTTGACCGCCGTCTCCCGCCCGGTGAGCGTCACGCTCGAGACGAGGAGCCGTGCGTCGGGAACGCGTCGGCGCAGCAGGCGAAGGAGGGGGACGGCGGCAAGGGTCTCCCCCACGGACACCGCGTGGACCCACACGGTCGGGCGGTCGTCGACGGACGTTCGGCCGGGAGCGCCGCGCACTCCGATCCGGTCCGGCAGGTTCGCCCTCCGCTTCCGGGAGAGGAGGACCCACGGGATCCAGACGGGGGCGCCGACGACCAGTCCCGTCCCGAGCAGAATGTTGTACAAAAGGTGCCCCGGGCTCCCGGGGAGGAACGGTCGGTCCACTTAGCGTGTGCCCGCTTCGCCGTCCGGGAGGTCGGCCTTCCGCTCCTCGAACTGCTTCAGGTAGAAGGATCGGTAGCGGGACTCCCGGGAGAGAAGCTCCTCGTGCCGCCCCCGCTCGGCGATGCGCCCGTCCTCGACCACGAAGATCACGTCCGCGTTGCGGACCGTGGAGAGGCGGTGGGCGATGACGAAGGTCGTGCGCCCGTGCATGAGGGCGTCGAGCGCCTCCTGCACGACGTGCTCCGATTCGGTGTCGAGCGCGGAGGTGGCCTCGTCGAGGATGAGCAGCGGGGCGTCCTTCAGGAGCGCCCGGGCGATGGCGAGCCTCTGGCGCTCCCCGCCGGACAGACGCAGCCCCTGCTCCCCCACGACCGTCCCGTATCCTTCGGGCATCCGCTCGATGAACGCGTGGGCGTTGGCGCGGCGCGCCGCCTCGACGACCTTCTCCATCGGGGCGCCGGGCATCCCGTAGGCGATGTTGTTCCGGACCGTGTCGTTGAAGAGAACGGTGTGCTGGCTGACGATCCCGATCTGCTCGCGAAGGGAAGCCAGCGTGACGCTCCGGACGTCGACCCCGTCGATCCGGATCGCGCCCTCCTGCGGGTCGTAGAACCGGGGGATCAGGTCGACCAGCGTGGTCTTCCCGGCCCCGCTGGAACCGACGATGGCGACCATCGTCCCGGCCGGGACGCGGAAGTCGATCTCCTTCAGGACCGCTTCCCCCCCCGGTGCATACCGGAAATCGACGCGATCGAAAACGATCTCCTTCCGGATCGGCCCGAGCGTTCCCGCCCCCTCCGCCTCGCGCACCTCGGGGAGCGTGTCGATCACCTCGAAGACGCGGCCCCCGGCGGCGAGCCCCTGCTGAACGACGTTGTTGATCCGGGAGAGCCGCTTCACGGGCTCGTAGAGCATGAACAGCGCGGCGAGAAAGGAGAAGAAGTTTCCCGGCGTGCTGTGGCCGTTCACCACGCTGTAGCCGCCGTAGTAGATGACGGCCGCCGCCCCGACGCCGGCGAACATCTCGGAGAGCGGGGAGGTCATCGCCTGCACCTTCACGACCTTCATGCTGAGGCGGAACAGCTCGTTGTTCCGCCTGGAGAATCGCTCCGTCTCGTACGTTTCGGCCCCGAACGACTTCACCAGCTTCGCCCCGCTGATCGTCTCCTGCAGGTGGGACGAGAGTCCTCCCGTGATCTCCTGGGCCTTGACGCTCGTGCGCCGCAGCTTCCGGCCGAACCGCGCGATCGGCCAGAAGGCGAGCGGGAAGACGACCAGGGCGATCAGCGCCAGCTTCCAGTCGCGATAGAAGACGACGAAAACGAGAAACGACGCGGTGAAGATGTCCTTGATGAGCCCGGTGGCGGCGTCGGTGATCGCGCTCTGCATCAGGCCGACGTCGTTCAGCACGCGGGACATCAGCACCCCGGTGGGGTGCCGCAGGTAAAACGAGAGCGAAAGCGACTGCATGTGGCGGTACAGGTGATCGCGGATGTCCCGCACCACCCGCTGCCCGACCCCGGCCATCAGGTAGCTCTGGGTGAACTCGAGCACGCCGCGGGTGATGTAGATCGCCAGCACCAGGAGCGGGATGTACGTCAGCTGGGCGGCGTCCCTCCGGATGAAGATGTCGTCGAGGATCGGCTTCACGAGGAAGGCGGTCGAGCCGCTGAGGGCCGACACGCCGACCATCACGACCATCGCGAGGAGGAGCCTCGGAACGTACGGCCGGGTGTACTCCAACATCCGCCGGTAGAGGCTCACGCCCATGCTCCCGCCGCCTCCTTTTCCAGCATCGAAACGACCGCCTCCGCGGGGCCCGGACCGCGGAGCCGGTCGCGCAGCGAGAGCCCCTTCGCCCGCAGACGAACCCGAAGCGCCGGATCGGCCAGGATCTCCCCAAGGGCATCGGCGATCCGCGACGGGGTGCAGTCGTCCTGGATCAACTCCGGAAGGAACCTCTCCCCCGAGGCGATATTGGGAAGACCGACGCAGTCGACCGTCGCCAGGCGGCGGCCGACCTGGTAGCTCAACCAGGAGGTCCGGTAGACGATGACCGCCGGGGCGCCGAGCAGCGCGAGCTCGAGCGTGACGGTCCCCGAAACCGCCATCGCGGCGTAGAGCCCCCGGAAGAGGAGCTGACGCGCCTCGTCCACGAGAACGACCGGAAGGCCCGACCCTCCGACCTCGCGCCTGATCGCCTCGCGCAGCGACGGCCGCGCCACCGGCAGGGCGAAGTGCAGGTCGGGAAACCGTTGAAGGAGGAGGCGCGCGGCGTCGAGCAGGACCGGAAGGTGCGCGGCGACTTCTCCCGGCCGGCTTCCGGGGAGCAGGCCGATCCCGCGCTTCCCGGGAGGGATCCCGAACCGCTCCGGATCGGGAGGCGCGTCGAAAAACGGGGCGATCTCGTCGAGGATCGGATGACCGGCGAAGACGGCGTTTACGCCGCTCGCGCGAAGGAACTCCACTTCGAAGGGGAACAGGACGACCGCTCCCTTCGTGAACCGGGCAAGAGCCTTCGCGCGGCCGGGCCGCCAGGCCCACACCTGCGGCGGGATGTAGTAGACCACGGGGATTCCGCGCCGCGCGGCCGTCCCGCCCACCCGGAAGTTGAAGTCGGGGAAGTCGACGAGCAGGACCGCGCCGATGTCCGGCCGAGCCACGCGCTCCGTGGCCGCGGAAAGGGCCGCCCGGATCGCCGGAAGGCGCCGTACCGCTTCGGTGACGCCGATGACGGAGATGTCGCCGTAATCCCGCAGGAGCTTCACCCCCTCCGCCGCGAGGACCCCGCTTCCGATCCCCTCCATCGGGACACCCGGGAACCGTCCCCGAAAGACGCGCGCCACCCGCGCGGCGTACGCTTCCCCGGAAGGCTCCCCGCAGACGAGGAACAAGGTTTTCACCACCCTTGTCCCTACCTCAGGACGCCGCGCTTGCTCTCGCGGACGAACGCGATCAGGTGCCTGACCTCGGGCAGCGGCGGCAGCTCGGCCTCGGCGCGCGCCAGCGCCTCCTTGAGGGGCGCCTCGGAGCGGAAGATGATCTTGAACGCCTGCTTGAGCGCCGCCACGGTCTCCGGGGAGAAGCGGTTCCGGCGGAGCCCGACGAGATTCAGCCCGTACAATGCGTATCCGCGCTGCGGGCGCGACACGACCGCCGTGACGTACGGCGGGACATCCTGCGAAACGCCGGACATCCCGCCGATGATGCAGTGCTCCCCGATCCGGACGAACTGGTGCACCGCCGACAACCCGCCGATGATCGCGCCGTCCTCGATCGTGATGTGGCCGGCGAGGGTGGCCGCATTCGCCATGATGACGCGGTTCCCCACGACGCAGTCGTGGGCGACGTGGCAGTACGCCATCACGAGGGTGTTGTTCCCCACGCGCGTCACCCCGCCGCCCCCGGACGTCCCGCGGTTTACCGTGGCGAACTCGCGGATGATGTTCCCGTCCCCCATCTCGACCCACGATTCCTCGCCGGCGAACTTCAGGTCCTGCGGGATCGCCCCGACGGAGGCGAACGAGTGGATGCGGTTCCCCTTCCCCATCCGGACGTGGGACTCGATGACGGCGTGCGATCCGACGGTGGTCCCGTCCCCGATCGTCACCTTCGGCCCGATCACGGCGAACGGCCCCACCGTGACGTCCTTCCCGAGCTCCGCACCCGGGTCGATGATCGCGGTCGGATGGATCATGCTCCCTCTCCGCCCTTTCCGCCGTCGTCCGGGATCGTCGCCGTCACGTCCCCCTTCGCCGCGACGGCGCCGTCGACCCGGGCCTCCCCGTGCATCTTCCACACCGGCCCCTTGCGGGCGATCACCGTGATCTCGAGCCGCAGCTGGTCCCCGGGGACGACGGGGTGGCGGAACTTGCAGTTGTCGATCCCCGTGAAGTAGGCGATCCGCGTCCCGCCCCCCATCGCCTTGAGCGCCAGGATCCCGCCCGTCTGGGCGAGGGCCTCGACGATCAGGACGCCCGGCATGATCGGGTGATCGGGAAAGTGCCCCTGGAAGAACGGTTCGTTGATCGTCACGTTCTTGATCCCGACGATCCGTTTCCCGGGGTCCCACTCGACGATCCGGTCCACGAGCAGAAACGGGTACCGGTGCGGCAGTAACTCCATGATTTCCCGGATCCGGAACACGTCACTCCTCCCCTTCTGCGGGTTTCCCGCCCTCCAACCGCGTGACCCGCCGGAAGAGCTCCGGCAGCCTCGGAAGGAGCGTCACCATTTTCAGCCATGTCCTGTGGGGCATCGCGGGCACCCCCGACCAGGCCCGGTTCTCGTTCGCCGAGAGCGAGGCGACCACCCCGGTCTTCGCGCCGAGCATCACGCCGTCGCCCACCTTGAGGTGCCCCGCCAGCCCCGACTGCCCGCCGATCATCACACGGTTCCCGATCCGGGCGCTGCCCGAGATCCCCACCTGGGCGGCGATCACCGTGTCCCGGCCGATCTCCACGTTGTGGCCCACCTGGATCAGGTTGTCCAGCTTGGTCCCGGGACCGATGCGGGTGACCCCGAGCGCCGCGCGGTCGATCGTGGTGTTCGCTCCGATCTCGACGTCGTCCCCGATCTCGACCGTCCCCACCT is part of the Deltaproteobacteria bacterium CG2_30_66_27 genome and encodes:
- a CDS encoding lipid A export permease/ATP-binding protein MsbA codes for the protein MSLYRRMLEYTRPYVPRLLLAMVVMVGVSALSGSTAFLVKPILDDIFIRRDAAQLTYIPLLVLAIYITRGVLEFTQSYLMAGVGQRVVRDIRDHLYRHMQSLSLSFYLRHPTGVLMSRVLNDVGLMQSAITDAATGLIKDIFTASFLVFVVFYRDWKLALIALVVFPLAFWPIARFGRKLRRTSVKAQEITGGLSSHLQETISGAKLVKSFGAETYETERFSRRNNELFRLSMKVVKVQAMTSPLSEMFAGVGAAAVIYYGGYSVVNGHSTPGNFFSFLAALFMLYEPVKRLSRINNVVQQGLAAGGRVFEVIDTLPEVREAEGAGTLGPIRKEIVFDRVDFRYAPGGEAVLKEIDFRVPAGTMVAIVGSSGAGKTTLVDLIPRFYDPQEGAIRIDGVDVRSVTLASLREQIGIVSQHTVLFNDTVRNNIAYGMPGAPMEKVVEAARRANAHAFIERMPEGYGTVVGEQGLRLSGGERQRLAIARALLKDAPLLILDEATSALDTESEHVVQEALDALMHGRTTFVIAHRLSTVRNADVIFVVEDGRIAERGRHEELLSRESRYRSFYLKQFEERKADLPDGEAGTR
- a CDS encoding tetraacyldisaccharide 4'-kinase; protein product: MILGAAARVRRFLSSAGLLPSTRLPRPVVSIGNLVMGGAGKTPHVIHLARWLTAQGRRVGVLSRGYGRKSRGVLWVSDGEGPIATAAEGGDEPVLIARSLPGVPVVVGESRAAAGRELLEKCAVDVVLLDDGFQHLSLRRDVDLLLVECGRGLGNRWTAPLGPLREPPSHARFADALVITKCPDVESGARTARTVPFPSVRPRAFSRLLPGGIVGRDGLSSKAAAVGDAVFAFSGLARNAQFRDTLAAAGFRVEGFLSFPDHHAYGGGDLDRIAREAGGLPAITTEKDLVRLPADVPFSVGALRVEVEYLEGWGKISRMILDRLEKGPRS
- a CDS encoding 3-hydroxyacyl-[acyl-carrier-protein] dehydratase FabZ encodes the protein MELLPHRYPFLLVDRIVEWDPGKRIVGIKNVTINEPFFQGHFPDHPIMPGVLIVEALAQTGGILALKAMGGGTRIAYFTGIDNCKFRHPVVPGDQLRLEITVIARKGPVWKMHGEARVDGAVAAKGDVTATIPDDGGKGGEGA
- a CDS encoding acyl-[acyl-carrier-protein]--UDP-N-acetylglucosamine O-acyltransferase is translated as MIHPTAIIDPGAELGKDVTVGPFAVIGPKVTIGDGTTVGSHAVIESHVRMGKGNRIHSFASVGAIPQDLKFAGEESWVEMGDGNIIREFATVNRGTSGGGGVTRVGNNTLVMAYCHVAHDCVVGNRVIMANAATLAGHITIEDGAIIGGLSAVHQFVRIGEHCIIGGMSGVSQDVPPYVTAVVSRPQRGYALYGLNLVGLRRNRFSPETVAALKQAFKIIFRSEAPLKEALARAEAELPPLPEVRHLIAFVRESKRGVLR
- a CDS encoding lipid-A-disaccharide synthase, which produces MVKTLFLVCGEPSGEAYAARVARVFRGRFPGVPMEGIGSGVLAAEGVKLLRDYGDISVIGVTEAVRRLPAIRAALSAATERVARPDIGAVLLVDFPDFNFRVGGTAARRGIPVVYYIPPQVWAWRPGRAKALARFTKGAVVLFPFEVEFLRASGVNAVFAGHPILDEIAPFFDAPPDPERFGIPPGKRGIGLLPGSRPGEVAAHLPVLLDAARLLLQRFPDLHFALPVARPSLREAIRREVGGSGLPVVLVDEARQLLFRGLYAAMAVSGTVTLELALLGAPAVIVYRTSWLSYQVGRRLATVDCVGLPNIASGERFLPELIQDDCTPSRIADALGEILADPALRVRLRAKGLSLRDRLRGPGPAEAVVSMLEKEAAGAWA